The nucleotide sequence GTAAGTTGAGAACACATTTAGGGAATCTTGATTTTAAATATGGAGATTATCTATTGATACCAAGAGGTGTTATTTATAAAATTGATTTCGATACAGAAGATAATCGACTTTTTATTGTAGAGTCTCAACGCCCTATATATACACCTAAACGTTATCGCAATTGGTTTGGACAGCTTATGGAAAATTCTCCATTTTGCGAGCGAGATATTCGCCGTCCTTATGAATTAGAAACTCATAATAAAACAGGAGATTTTTTAATAAAAGTTAAAAAGAAAGATGAGATCATTGATATGGTTTATGCGACGCATCCGTTTGATGTAATAGGATATGATGGATATAATTATCCATATGCATTCTCTATTCATGATTTTGAGCCTATTACTGGTCGCATACATCAACCACCACCAGTGCATCAAACTTTTGAAACAGATGCTTTTGTAGTATGTAGTTTTGTGCCTCGTTTGTATGATTATCACCCACTAAGTATTCCAGCACCTTATAATCACAGTAATATTGATAGTGATGAGGTAATTTACTATGTGGATGGAGACTTTATGAGTCGCAACGATATTGATGCTGGACATATATCTTTACATCCAGCTGGCATACCACATGGTCCACACCCTGGAACAACAGAAAAAAGTATAGGACAAACTAAAACTGAAGAATTAGCAGTTATGGTTGATACATTTAAACCACTTATGGTAACAGAAGCCGCTATGCAAATAGCAGATGATGATTACTATAAATCTTGGGTAGAACACTAAAAAATAATTAAAAGTTATTTTCCGCTTTCATCCCCTCTCTTTTATTATAATTCAGAGAAAGTAGAAATATAAAACTTTAACAAATGCCTTAATCAAGGCTAAAAACAAAATACAATGAGCAAAAATATAGAATCAGTAAACTACGGTTTAGAAAAAATATTTGAAGGAGCAGAAGATTTCCTTCCACTTTTAGGAACAGATTATGTCGAGTTTTATGTCGGTAATGCCAAACAAGCAGCGCATTTTTACAAAACAGCATTCGGTTTTCAATCTTTGGCCTATTCAGGTTTAGAGACAGGAATAAAAGACAGAGCGAGCTATGTCTTAAAACAAGATAAGATTAGATTAGTACTAACTACACCATTAACAAGTAAATCACCTATAAACGATCATATTGTAAAACATGGAGATGGAGTAAAAGTTGTTGCACTTTGGGTAGAAGATGCCAGAAAAGCATATGAAGAAACTACTA is from Flavobacteriaceae bacterium and encodes:
- a CDS encoding homogentisate 1,2-dioxygenase — protein: MPFYHKLGEIPHKRHTQFKKPDGSLYSEQVFGTIGFDGMSTISYHEQRPTQVKSINKQYTVAPKIANENNIQSYRFHGFQVSPKNDYLESRTIVLTNSDCHIILAAPKASTKDYFYKNTDADELIFVHRGTGKLRTHLGNLDFKYGDYLLIPRGVIYKIDFDTEDNRLFIVESQRPIYTPKRYRNWFGQLMENSPFCERDIRRPYELETHNKTGDFLIKVKKKDEIIDMVYATHPFDVIGYDGYNYPYAFSIHDFEPITGRIHQPPPVHQTFETDAFVVCSFVPRLYDYHPLSIPAPYNHSNIDSDEVIYYVDGDFMSRNDIDAGHISLHPAGIPHGPHPGTTEKSIGQTKTEELAVMVDTFKPLMVTEAAMQIADDDYYKSWVEH